DNA from Nocardioides seonyuensis:
CCGTCGGGCAGGGTCTCGTCCACCATGGAGTACTCGATGACCTGGCGCTCGGTCGAGTCGCTGACGAGCAGCCGCCTGCCGTCGGGGGAGAGCCCTGCGTGGTCGCTGCGGTGGCCGTCCATCGAGCGCTCGACGACGATCGAGTCGCTGCGGCCCGCCACCGCCTTGGCGATGTCGATCCACACGACGTCGGCGAAGCTCGGCCGGGAGACTGCGAGGTACTTGCCGTCGGGGGTGCTGAACATGTCGTCGACGAACTGGTCGTGGCCCTCGCCCGGTCCGTTGCGGATCACCAGGAAGTAGAAGAGTCGCTCGGGGTTCCACGTGATGTCGCGCATCTCCTGCGCCTTGTCGGGGATCAGGTTGATCCCGCCCTTGAGGATCGCGGGGTCGTGGGCGTCCACGATCGAGGCGGTGCCCGACCAGTTGTTGCCGACGAACATGACGTCGCGAAGAGCGTCGGGGGCGGGGGGCGCGGAAGCCGTGGCAGCGGGGACCAGTGCCAGGACGGTGAGTGCCGCGGTGACCGCGGCCGAGACCGAGAGGAGGCGGGGGCGAAGGTTCATGCGCCGACTATGGCGGAGGTGTAACTGGTTGTGACACCACCTGTCTCACATGGTGGTGGTGCACGTCACAGTCCCGTGGACCGGCACGCCCTCCTGCGGAGCGCCGCGACGTAGTCGGCAGGCGCGTCGGCGGCCTCGGCCGCGTCGGCCAGGACCCCGAGGTGGAGCGCGGAGGGGAGACCGCCCTCGTAGGCGTCCAGCACGTAGGCCCACGCCACCACCTCGCCGTTCATGGTGGAGACGCGCACCCGCGTCTTGCGGTAGAGCCCGGTGTCGGCCGACTCCCAGCCGTCGAGGGTCCGCTCGTCCTCGACGCTGACGTCGAAGATGGCGACGAAGACCTGCTCGTGCGGGTCCTGCACGATCGTGGGGAGCGCGCCGTCCCAGCCGTGCTCCTCGCCGCCGAAGGTGAGCCGCCAGCCGCTGAGCCAGCCGGTCGACTGCAGGGGCGAGTGGGGGCAGCGCTCGCTCATGCGCGCCGGATCCATGTTGGGCCCGTAGGCGGCGTAGAGCGTCACGAAGAGCAGGGTAGCGAGCCCGGTAGGCTGCAGACGTGACTGAGCACTTCGACACCCTCGTCCTCGGCGCCGGCCCCGGTGGCTACGTCGCCGCCATCCGCGCAGCACAGCTCGGCCAGAAG
Protein-coding regions in this window:
- a CDS encoding gamma-glutamylcyclotransferase family protein, with translation MTLYAAYGPNMDPARMSERCPHSPLQSTGWLSGWRLTFGGEEHGWDGALPTIVQDPHEQVFVAIFDVSVEDERTLDGWESADTGLYRKTRVRVSTMNGEVVAWAYVLDAYEGGLPSALHLGVLADAAEAADAPADYVAALRRRACRSTGL